In Phragmites australis chromosome 24, lpPhrAust1.1, whole genome shotgun sequence, the following are encoded in one genomic region:
- the LOC133907194 gene encoding uncharacterized protein LOC133907194, with protein sequence MASSPLPPLNFGQYINEKLTRENYLLCKAQVMPFLYAGGYISLIEGTEPCPDGLLTVTSQVPNPLYLQWVQRDRTVLGFLLSSLTREVLSQLHAKLMQISMQLANLEKGDMTGAEYFPKVQNLADMMASISKPLIDQEVIAYFLAGLEGDYDPLMATVTLRNDPIVLSDFYVHFLNFEARLTACNKFTLGDGASANFARGGINQNRDQGGNCRNSGVGAMDVVDEPPHTIPMETSPETCVASTPTSQRVSIRCASFERRSAMM encoded by the exons ATGGCTTCCTCGCCGTTGCCACCCCTCAACTTTGGCCAGTACATCAACGAGAAGCTGACTCGTGAGAATTATCTTCTCTGTAAGGCGCAAGTCATGCCCTTCCTTTATGCCGGCGGCTACATTAGCCTCATCGAAGGGACAGAGCCATGTCCTGACGGCTTGCTCACCGTGACGTCGCAAGTGCCTAATCCCTTGTATCTCCAGTGGGTGCAACGGGATCGAACTGTGTTGGGCTTCCTTCTATCGTCCCTCACAAGGGAGGTGCTCTCCCAG CTGCATGCCAAGTTAATGCAAATCAGCATGCAATTGGCCAACCTTGAAAAAGGAGACATGACGGGTGCCGAGTATTTCCCGAAGGTGCAGAACCTGGCGGACATGATGGCTTCTATCAGCAAGCCACTCATCGATCAAGAGGTGATTGCTTACTTCCTTGCTGGACTCGAGGGTGACTATGATCCTCTGATGGCGACGGTCACTCTTCGCAATGATCCCATAGTGCTCAGTGATTTCTATGTGCACTTCCTCAACTTTGAAGCACGACTGACCGCGTGCAACAAGTTCACGCTAGGAGATGGAGCCTCGGCCAATTTTGCACGTGGCGGCATCAACCAGAACCGCGATCAAGGAGGCAACTGCAGAAATTCTGGGGTAGGGGCCATGGACGTGGTGGACGAGCCCCCACACACCATACCAATGGAAACATCTCCGGAAACTTGCGTGGCTTCAACACCAACCAGTCAAAGAGTGAGCATCAGGTGTGCTAGCTTTGAAAGAAGGTCGGCCATGATGTAG